The nucleotide window GCGTGATTAGGGTCACATACTCCATTGGGATTACACAAGTGAAAAAGTCCCTCTCATACAAGGAATTGAGGGCCTACGCCCTACAAGAACACTTTCTGTCATCCTttgccccccaccaccacctacgTGGCACTTCCCCGTGGATGCTACAGATCTAGAACATCCCGTGTAGGTAAAGGAGGTTCTTAGAAAAACAACGCTGCATCCTGATCAGCAGAGATCCTGAGGTTGTGGTCACGGCTGGCTTTGGTGCAGAGCTGGACCCGGGACTCGAGCTGCTCACTAAATTCATCCAGGGCGCCGGTGCAGGACTCCAGGCTCTCAGACAGTTTCTGAATCTTGGCTTTCAGCACTGCCTGGCTGACTTTGGTGGCCCCCTCGGCACGCCTGGGGATGAGGAAGCCGCGTGAGCCGAAGAAGACAATGAAATACACAGAGTTGTAAAGGGCCATGGAGGCGTCCCTCCCGCTCTGCAGCAGCTGGCGGTCCCCGCGACCCTGCCACTGACAGAAGAACTCCAGGCAGCTCAGGAGCTCGCGCATCTGGTCCTGACAGGTGGCGGCGATCTCCTGCACCCTCCGCACCTCACGGGAATTGCAGAAGATCAGAGAGAGGTCGGATGTGACGGTGACTGCCCCTCCGGCCGTGGCCACCCCTAGGCCCACGGCTGAAGCCACGAGCGAGGCCCCCAGGGTGACCGGGCTGAGTGACAACCCCACGATGGCGACCACCGCGCCTGCGGCGCTCAGAGAGCTGCCGGCCACGTTGGCCGCCAGGGAGCGCCTGCGTAGCCGCTCGAGCCTCCGGGACACTTCGCGCAGGCGCAGCACTTGGCCGTGCAGCCGTCCTCGGCGGTCCAGCAGCAGTCCTTGGAAGCGTCGCAGCGCATCCACGCCCTGCGGCTCCCAAGCCGCCAGCCTCTCCATGCCCTGTGGGGACACAGATGCGCAGTTAACCCGGTGCCCTCCGCTGCACCAGCCTGGAACTGGCCGGTGCACAAGAGTGAATCTTCAAAGATTAAATAGACCTAGCGTTGGAGGGGTATCTTAATGGTAGATCACTAGCCTAGCATTCAACCCCCACATTTAATCCCCAAGGCCacagaaataaacacatgaatgaatgaataaataaataaatatcagttgTTATCATTCGGTGGGGGGGGGCGGCGTGGTAGGTTATCACTGGGTCATGTGACAAGTTTTCAAAAGCCAGCTCTGGAGTCTGGGACTAGTCATGTAAACTCTCAGAATCCATTAACTGCAAATAGAGATTACACTGTCTTTTGCTTTTCTCCCAGGGAACAGAATCTATGGACTTCATCCTCCGGTTAAATGAGATTTAAGCATGAAGGTGGAGGCTATTAGATGGCTGTTCCAATACCGTGACTTTGCTCTGTCTTCAAGACGACCCTTGGGCTGacggtgtagttcagtggtagagcctttgCTTGGCAAGTACAAGGTTCTGGGTATGACACCCCCATCTTATCCTCCCTCCCCCGACCCCTGGCAAACAAGaaccaagaaatagaagaaaacattttacaaatgGCAAACTGGGCATGTAGCAAAAGCTACATTATGTAGagacttctccctccctctctctctctctctctctctctctctctctctctctctctctctctctctctttccctccttccttccttccctcccatcccagcacttgggaagtgaggATCATtgagagctcaaggccaacctggtctaaatattgagttctaggccatccaagGCTATGTaacaagagcctgtctcaaggcAAAGAACCGGGGTAGAGGAGACAGCAGCTTCCTGAGGCTTCCTTGGATCAAGttgggtcctcctgcctccctccacaAACATAACCCAAACCTCAAAAAGTATATCATCTACCAAACTAAAGAAACTAGTCTTTCTAGCAAGGCTAGCCTTAGGTACATGGTGAATTCAGGGTTAGCCTGGGTTATATgatgaaact belongs to Microtus pennsylvanicus isolate mMicPen1 chromosome 8, mMicPen1.hap1, whole genome shotgun sequence and includes:
- the Apold1 gene encoding apolipoprotein L domain-containing protein 1 — translated: MERLAAWEPQGVDALRRFQGLLLDRRGRLHGQVLRLREVSRRLERLRRRSLAANVAGSSLSAAGAVVAIVGLSLSPVTLGASLVASAVGLGVATAGGAVTVTSDLSLIFCNSREVRRVQEIAATCQDQMRELLSCLEFFCQWQGRGDRQLLQSGRDASMALYNSVYFIVFFGSRGFLIPRRAEGATKVSQAVLKAKIQKLSESLESCTGALDEFSEQLESRVQLCTKASRDHNLRISADQDAALFF